GACATTTATCACTGTTTTAATATTTGAGAATCGCAATAACATTGCTATTACCAATCACATACACATCGGCTATGTTAGAACAGGTGTCTTCAGCTGAAATTCTATTCAGGTCAAATTGTAACAACACTGTTGCATGACCTTTGTCACTGTTCTGTCTCTGGACTCTAGTATCCTTTTTTGCTTCTGATGGAGGATTTAAAGCCACTGTTGGTAAACAACACAAATCAAAAGTGATTTGTCATATGCTTTGTAAACAACCAGTGTAGACTAaaagggaaatgcttacttagtctacacctgttgcttaacacgcatgtgacaaattaataTTTGAATTGTTTGCCAACTGTTGTAACTGCCTCTCACATGGACATGCAATAGTCTAGATATTTGCGATTTATGTTTGCGATTACGCCTCAGCAGCAGCAGTTGGAGGGGGCAGTGGGTTTTGTGGATTATAATTTTGGGTCGTGCCTATAGACGAGGATTAGGGTGACCCCAAAGGTGCATGTTTGTCGGAccctttttttggggggtgggggggttactGCGTATTCTCTGGTCCAGGAGGACCTCAGGGGGACCTGTGGTAGTAGGTAGGATGTCTCCCTGCTGCCTTTGATCCGTGGTGAGCCTTGCATTGGCCTGCTCTGCTTTATCCTAGCCTGCCATGATCACTACTTGGTGGTGCCTGTATCTGGCGGCAAGGAACCTTGCCAGACAAAGCAAGTATCCTGTTTGATCAATATTGTTAGTTTGATAACCAGGCAATGTCCGGTCATTGTGATTGCCTTAGGAAATCACCCTGGCTTAGTTGTTGCTTTATATTGTTCCGTATGTCTAGCCAGAATATTCTAGTAAAATGACGAAAGGATATAATTATTGTCCGTATTACTTGTGTGTTTCCTTGGTAGGGACTGCTCAGTAAGGAAGGTTGTAATGGTAGGATGTCCAGGCTTTTGATTCCAAAGATCCTCTCCTATAAGTGTTTGACGCTGTATTGTACTGTTGGTTGCCTGCCAAAGCAGCAGGACTGAAGTTGATCAATGGTTTGAAGCAATGCCAGTTTACTAGTCTTCAATTGGGCTACAGTATATCAAGCAATATTCACTAACTGCACTGTAGTAGCTATGGAAAACAATAGCAGGACATTTTAGAAACGTGACCTTTAACCCACTATGCAAAATGGTTTCCAAATGGTTACGAAATGCGTGTCTAAACAAGACCTTTGGCATCAAACACGAGGGACAGGCCTAGGTAAGATACTATTTAGTGTAGGCTATTTCAATGACTTTCAAGGACATTTTGTAGCAAGTATTTGGATATGTTTTCTTTGAAAATAGGCTACAAGTAGTTGAATATTCAGAATGCATTTTCAAATATTTAAATACTTCATgggtttgaacccaggtctgtttggTCCTCGGTGTATTTGAAATAATGTAGTTTAAGCTATTTATCAGAAGTTTATTTGAAAATACTTTCAAAAGTAGCTGATTTTGacaataaatttaaaaaaaagaactTAAATATGCATTTATTTGAACCCAAGTTTGACTAGGATATTGGTTTTGACTCAGTCTGGAGTAAATCAATTAAATACAGCAGTGTTTGTTTGATTGGCTTAAGAAATGCATTCCTTGGGCTAGATTCCCAGACAGATTAAGCCTATGCCTGGACTAAAAGAGCGTGCTCAATGTTGAGGCAAGAGCATAATTACCTCACACAAATTTCACACACTTTAATCTTGGACCAGGTTTCTCTTTGAATATGTATTTTCTCTCAGTACACTCATCTTGATTAACTAGACTAAAGGCTaaactctctccttccttctctccctcctccagcgTCGTGAATCATGTCGTCTGTGATGCAGAAGTTGATCACCCCCATGGCCAGCGGCCCTGCTGAGCCCCCCAGGAACAAGGTGACCGTGGTGGGGGTGGGCATGGTGGGCATGGCCTGTGCCGTCAGCATCCTCCTCAGGGTAAGATGACTATATCACTGTCGTACTGTTACTTTACAACTGCATTACTACCCTTACTATTGGGTTTGTTAGTACTTTACCTCTGAATTACTACTACTATCGTGACACCAACAAATAGTTACCACTCAATTATTACATAGGCTGGTTGTAAGTTGTGGATTTTACCATATCATTTCTAAGTAAATACCAGGTATTTGTGGCCAAACTACCCCTCTGGCCCTTCTTTCCacccctacctcctcctccttcctgtaggACTTGGCTGATGAGCTGGCTCTGGTTGACGTGATGGAGGATAAGCTGAAGGGAGAGATGATGGACCTGCAGCACGGCAGCCTCTTCCTAAAGACATCTAAGATAGTCGCCGACAAAGGTAAGAGAATCCCCCTTGTGTGTATGCCACTGGAGTGGTTCAGAGCAATGTATGTATTTTGCTATTGAAAGTGTAATGCAGCTTGTTTTGAAACCAGTTTAAGGTTGATTGCATTTCATTGATTGCCATTTAGACATTTTTTTTCCCCTGCTAAATGGGAAAAGTCTACGTAATTCAATTGCTCTTTCCCGATCTCTGTCCAGACTATGCCGTGACTGCAAACTCCCGCATCGTGGTCGTGACCGCTGGCGTGCgtcagcaggagggagagagcaggctcAACCTGGTCCAGAGGAACGTCAACATCTTCAAACACATCATCCCCCAGATCGTCAAACACTCCCCCAACTGCACCCTTATCGTGGTGTCcaacccaggtacacacacactgacaatttAAATCTTGGACACAAGTTAAATTGTTTCCATTATCCCATAGATTCCATTGGCCAACCCAGTTCCAACATTCCACCCTTACCAACTGCTACAGTATCACACCACTCCACAATTCAAGATAAGAGGGCACTGTGACAACAGTGGGTGGCAGGGATGGGCAGTCAGTCATTAATGTtgtcaagggtgtgtgtgtgtgtgtgtttgaccatATCCCTAACTctatccctgtgtctccctacCCCTAGTGGATGTGCTGACCTATGTGACATGGAAGTTGAGCGGCCTGCCCAAACACCGTGTCATCGGCAGCGGCACCAACCTGGACTCCGCCCGCTTCCGTTTTCTGATGGCTGAGCGCCTGGGCATCCATGCCACCAGCTTCAACGGATGGGTGCTGGGAGAACACGGCGATACCAGCGGTGGGTAGGGATGATGGTGA
The genomic region above belongs to Oncorhynchus masou masou isolate Uvic2021 chromosome 27, UVic_Omas_1.1, whole genome shotgun sequence and contains:
- the LOC135516046 gene encoding L-lactate dehydrogenase B chain encodes the protein MSSVMQKLITPMASGPAEPPRNKVTVVGVGMVGMACAVSILLRDLADELALVDVMEDKLKGEMMDLQHGSLFLKTSKIVADKDYAVTANSRIVVVTAGVRQQEGESRLNLVQRNVNIFKHIIPQIVKHSPNCTLIVVSNPVDVLTYVTWKLSGLPKHRVIGSGTNLDSARFRFLMAERLGIHATSFNGWVLGEHGDTSVPVWSGVSVAGVNLQKLNPEFGLDGDKEDWKATHKEVVDSAYEVIKLKGYTNWAIGLSVADLTESIIKNMSRIHPVSTMVKDMYGIGEEVFLSLPCVLNSNGVGSVINMTLTDAEVGQLKKSADTLWGIQKDLKDV